A section of the Veillonella criceti genome encodes:
- the thiT gene encoding energy-coupled thiamine transporter ThiT, translated as MEQKQRTRMLVEAGLSIAIAYVLHFVVLFQMPQGGSVNAANLVPLIIFALRWGGKWGLITCMAYGLIEFLLGFKFSLHFLSILLDYILGYGAIGVAGFFRNSRSGAIGGVLAGCSLRWLCSVVSGAVVFAAYAPAGQNPWLYSMIYNASYMIPELVINLMVIVLFYTRITKGLQRR; from the coding sequence ATGGAACAGAAACAACGGACCCGTATGTTAGTAGAAGCAGGACTCTCCATTGCAATCGCATATGTACTGCATTTTGTTGTATTATTTCAAATGCCTCAAGGCGGATCAGTGAATGCCGCTAACTTGGTACCGCTCATTATTTTCGCATTGCGTTGGGGCGGTAAATGGGGGCTGATTACTTGTATGGCCTATGGACTTATTGAGTTTTTATTAGGCTTTAAATTTTCTCTTCATTTCTTAAGTATTTTATTAGACTATATTTTGGGGTATGGTGCTATTGGTGTGGCTGGCTTTTTCCGTAATAGTCGCAGTGGTGCTATTGGGGGCGTATTGGCTGGATGTTCCTTGCGGTGGCTTTGTTCTGTCGTTTCAGGGGCGGTTGTGTTTGCGGCGTATGCACCAGCGGGTCAAAATCCATGGCTATATTCGATGATTTATAATGCGAGTTATATGATTCCAGAATTAGTTATTAACTTAATGGTTATTGTTTTATTTTATACGCGCATTACGAAGGGATTACAAAGAAGGTGA